ATTTTATGTTCAGGTGCAAGTGCAGTATAAGACACTCCATAGATAGTATCGGGACGAGTAGTAAATACATCAAAAGACTCGAAAGTATTATTTAGTTTTGCCTTAGAATCGTCATCAAAATAAAGATCAAACTCTAAACCGTTTGATTTTCCTATCCAGTTCTCCTGCATCGTAAGAACTTGTTTCGGCCAACCCTCTTCAAGTTTTTTTAAATCATCTAATAATTCATCTGCATACTGAGTTATTTTAAAGTAATACTGGTTCATATCCTTTTTAACGATAGGAGTATCACATCTCCAACAACAGCCATCAACAACCTGCTCATTTGCAAGAACTGTCTGATCATGAGGACACCAATTTAAAAGACCTTTTTCTCTATAAAGAAGACCTTTATTAAACATATCGATGATAAAACCTTGCTCAAACTTCGTATATAACTCATCAGAAGTTGCAAGTTCACGCTCACGTGAGAATGAAAATCCGAGTGAATAAAACTCATTTTTCATATAGTCTATATTGTCGTAAGTCCAGCCCTTTGGATGTGAACCGTTTTTGATAGCTGCATTTTCAGCCGGCATACCGAAACTGTCAAAGCCAATCGGGTGTAGTACGTTAAAGTTTTGTTGACGGTAATAACGTGCAAATGCATCTGAGATTGAGTAGTTTCTAACATGACCCATATGTAAACGCCCGCTTGGAAACGGGAACATACTTAATATATATTTTTTTTCTTTACTAAAATCATTGTCCGGCTCGAAACTTCTATTTTCCTTCCAAAAATTTTGCCACTTTTTTTCTATCTGTTGTGAATTGTATTCCAAATTTATTCTTTCCTAATATTCGTCATTTATTTTTGAACTCTCAATATATACAAGACCTACCGAGAACATATTTGCTATTAAAGCACCGATTGTCAATGCGATTGCCCATTCTAAGTTACCGATAACTTGAAGGTATATAAAAGCCGGAATGAGGTGTAAATCAGCTACAAGAGAAGATGCTAAAAGTTCTGCTGAGAGTAAATTTCTAACACCGATTTTCAAAAATGTTGATACAAGGTTTAAACTTGCCGCTACAAAAAGTGCTACTGCACTGTGTTCATATAAAAAACCCGCGATTGATGTCAAACTCATCAGTGAGAAAAACACATATATTACTTTACCCCAATCCATCTCTTAATTCCTTAATTTTATAGTATAAAATGAAGGAAACCCTTCATCTAAATTTTACGATAATAGAAGTAATTCCATTATCTTCGCTAACGCTTAGTTTCCCTCAGCGGGAAGCTCAAGACACTAGTGTCTTTTACAATCTGTTTAAGTGAGTGAT
The genomic region above belongs to Sulfurimonas lithotrophica and contains:
- a CDS encoding DUF6394 family protein, coding for MDWGKVIYVFFSLMSLTSIAGFLYEHSAVALFVAASLNLVSTFLKIGVRNLLSAELLASSLVADLHLIPAFIYLQVIGNLEWAIALTIGALIANMFSVGLVYIESSKINDEY